One genomic region from Conexibacter woesei DSM 14684 encodes:
- a CDS encoding endo alpha-1,4 polygalactosaminidase: MGSRLRAAVAAAALLGVCTVGSTAAQAYTLPPANGQFDYQIGAPYTPVAAVRVVSRDRLVSPVDPPGRAVYDVCYVNAFQTQPAEVEWWRLNYPTLLLRDSSGNYVIDGEWNEILLDTRTSAKRTTLVGILGAWFDRCKADGFDAIEPDNLDSWDRSRGLITRANNLAVMRAMATEAHTATVGTDRSGVAIAQKNTSEIAPQLDGYGYDFVIAEECQLYSGSSTTIRECVDFQTYYGNLVYEIEYTDNEPLYPGDDPDYPSGGTGFYADACRARGASISVILRDRYVTADTHPDYVYRAC; encoded by the coding sequence ATGGGTTCACGTCTTCGTGCAGCCGTCGCCGCAGCCGCGCTGCTCGGCGTATGCACGGTCGGATCGACCGCCGCGCAGGCATACACGCTGCCGCCCGCCAACGGTCAGTTCGACTACCAGATCGGCGCGCCCTACACCCCGGTCGCGGCCGTCAGAGTCGTCAGCCGCGACCGCCTCGTCAGTCCCGTCGACCCGCCCGGCAGAGCGGTCTACGACGTCTGCTACGTCAACGCGTTCCAGACCCAGCCGGCCGAGGTCGAGTGGTGGAGACTCAACTACCCGACGCTGCTGTTGAGAGACAGCAGCGGCAACTACGTCATCGACGGCGAGTGGAACGAGATCCTGCTCGACACGCGCACGAGCGCCAAGCGCACGACGCTCGTCGGCATCCTCGGCGCGTGGTTCGACAGATGCAAGGCCGACGGCTTCGACGCGATCGAGCCCGACAACCTCGACTCGTGGGACCGTTCCAGAGGCCTCATCACGAGAGCGAACAACCTCGCCGTTATGAGAGCGATGGCGACCGAGGCGCACACCGCGACGGTCGGAACGGACAGAAGCGGCGTCGCGATCGCGCAGAAGAACACGTCCGAGATCGCGCCGCAGCTCGACGGCTACGGCTACGACTTCGTGATCGCGGAGGAGTGCCAGCTCTACTCCGGCTCCTCCACGACGATCCGCGAATGCGTCGACTTCCAGACCTACTACGGCAACCTCGTCTACGAGATCGAGTACACCGACAACGAGCCGCTCTACCCGGGTGACGACCCCGACTACCCGAGCGGCGGGACCGGCTTCTACGCGGACGCGTGCAGAGCCCGCGGCGCAAGCATCTCGGTGATCCTGCGCGACCGCTACGTGACCGCCGACACCCACCCCGACTACGTCTACAGAGCATGCTGA
- a CDS encoding endo alpha-1,4 polygalactosaminidase: MNSRIRAAAVAAALLGVFAFGAGTAQAVDPPRALPPADGQFDYQIGGPYTPLSTVRVVSRDRLASPVDPPGRAVYDVCYINAFQTQPDDITWWEANYPDLLLRGSRGSFVIDGAWGENVLDTRTATKRTRLIAILDAWIRRCAADGFDAIEPDNLDSWTRSDDPDTSAYDELLRQADNLIVMEAMARSAHAAGLAIAQKNTSEIAPDLHGYGYDFVIAEECQRYSGSLPRTRECDDFLALYGNLVYEIEYTDYALSVYNNACTARGARISVIRRDRNVVPRGRAAYRYSYC; encoded by the coding sequence ATGAATTCACGGATACGCGCGGCGGCGGTCGCCGCCGCCCTGCTGGGCGTCTTCGCGTTCGGCGCGGGGACCGCACAGGCGGTCGACCCGCCGCGCGCGCTGCCGCCCGCCGACGGGCAGTTCGACTACCAGATCGGCGGCCCCTACACCCCGCTGTCGACCGTCAGAGTCGTCAGCCGCGACCGGCTCGCCAGCCCCGTCGACCCGCCCGGCAGAGCGGTCTACGACGTCTGCTACATAAACGCGTTCCAGACGCAGCCGGACGACATCACGTGGTGGGAGGCGAACTACCCCGACCTGCTGCTGAGAGGCAGCAGAGGCAGCTTCGTGATCGACGGCGCCTGGGGCGAGAACGTGCTCGACACGCGCACCGCGACCAAGCGAACGAGACTGATCGCGATCCTCGACGCGTGGATCAGAAGATGCGCGGCCGACGGCTTCGACGCGATCGAGCCGGACAACCTCGACTCGTGGACGCGCTCCGACGACCCCGACACGAGCGCGTACGACGAGCTGCTGAGACAGGCCGACAACCTGATCGTGATGGAGGCGATGGCGAGAAGCGCGCATGCCGCAGGCCTGGCGATCGCGCAGAAGAACACGAGCGAGATCGCCCCCGACCTGCACGGCTACGGCTACGACTTCGTGATCGCGGAGGAGTGCCAGCGCTACAGCGGCTCGCTGCCGAGAACCCGCGAGTGCGACGACTTCCTCGCGCTCTACGGCAACCTCGTCTACGAGATCGAGTACACCGACTACGCCCTCAGCGTCTACAACAACGCGTGCACGGCGCGCGGGGCGAGAATCTCGGTGATCCGCCGCGACCGCAACGTCGTGCCGAGAGGGAGAGCCGCCTACAGATACAGCTACTGCTAG